From Asterias rubens chromosome 6, eAstRub1.3, whole genome shotgun sequence, one genomic window encodes:
- the LOC117291389 gene encoding synaptotagmin-6-like, with product MTSQKNRMLIEVANDTIFPWRHSFVLLRIYINSVVRSSSGIPLETIAIPVSLTSLILVIAFIAVVCARRFKNRVAQTETYTIQRKVCYEADSDSENESGMSHGVKDDAGIPAARDSPNTSPVKLLPRQATVPLLPQRVRQEAFKRQRQLSLQLNLANVEFSVKNVHRKEQPKLGALRPELYRDSSQDRGKDSDRCGKLYFSLQYDHPTESLNVHIDRATGLPAKDFSGTSDPYVKIHLFPADRKKKYQTKVHRKNCDPDFDEKFTFTVPYNELQEKTLKFTVYDFDRFSRHDLIGEVMITNLLGNDRDLVKGERFEEDVVKCSTQEKADLGEVMFSLCYLPTACRLTLTVIKARNLKAMDITGASDPYVKVSMVCQGKRVKKKKTTVKKNTLNPVYNEAMVFDIVPESMDNILFVVAVVDYDWVGHSELIGVCEVGPNSLGQGKDHWEEMLGSPRKQIAHWYQLQESTPSLSAASISSTMKGCMTPQQSVE from the exons GAAGCAGTAGTGGAATCCCATTGGAGACGATCGCCATTCCAGTGTCACTGACGTCACTCATACTAGTCATCGCCTTCATCGCCGTGGTCTGCGCACGCAGGTTCAAGAACCGAGTTGCGCAGACGGAGACTTACACAATCCAGCGGAAAGTCTGCTACGAGGCCGACTCTGACTCTGAGAACGAGAGCGGAATGAGCCACGGAGTCAAGGATGATGCGGGGATCCCCGCGGCACGGGACAGCCCCAATACATCCCCGGTTAAACTGTTGCCACGGCAGGCCACGGTTCCGCTACTACCTCAAAGGGTTCGTCAGGAGGCATTCAAGAGGCAACGGCAGCTTTCATTACAACTCAACCTTGCCAATGTCGAGTTCTCAGTCAAGAATGTCCACCGAAAAGAACAGCCTAAACTCGGCGCCCTTAGACCCGAGCTGTATCGGGACAGCTCCCAGGACCGCGGAAAGGACTCAGACAGATGTGGTAAACTCTATTTCTCACTTCAATACGACCATCCTACGGAGTCCCTTAACGTCCATATCGATCGAGCAACCGGTCTACCCGCGAAAGACTTTTCCGGAACTTCCGATCCTTACGTAAAAATTCACTTATTCCCGGCAGAccggaagaaaaaataccaaacTAAAGTCCACCGAAAGAACTGCGATCCGGATTTCGATGAGAAATTCACTTTCACCGTGCCATACAACGAACTACAAGAGAAAACGCTGAAGTTCACAGTGTATGATTTCGATCGTTTCTCGAGGCATGATCTCATTGGAGAGGTCATGATAACGAACTTGTTGGGAAATGACCGGGATCTTGTTAAAGGGGAGCGCTTTGAGGAAGATGTCGTCAAGTGCTCAACTCAG GAAAAAGCTGACCTAGGTGAAGTGATGTTCTCCCTGTGCTATCTACCGACCGCTTGTCGGTTGACTCTCACTGTCATCAAAGCAAGGAATCTGAAAGCAATGGATATAACAGGGGCATCAG ATCCGTACGTAAAGGTATCGATGGTCTGTCAGGGCAAGAGggtcaaaaagaagaaaaccacAGTCAAGAAGAACACCCTCAATCCAGTCTACAACGAAGCCATGGTATTCGACATTGTGCCGGAGAGTATGGACAACATCTTGTTTGTGGTTGCAGTCGTAGATTACGATTG GGTTGGACACAGTGAGCTTATAGGTGTGTGTGAGGTTGGTCCCAACTCCCTCGGTCAGGGTAAAGATCACTGGGAGGAAATGCTGGGTTCACCCAGGAAGCAGATTGCCCACTGGTACCAGCTCCAAGAGTCCACGCCTTCCCTCAGTGCAGCCTCCATTTCATCCACGATGAAGGGGTGTATGACACCACAGCAGTCTGTAGAATGA